Proteins co-encoded in one Verrucomicrobiia bacterium genomic window:
- a CDS encoding molybdopterin-dependent oxidoreductase — MSTRKLTKDWKDKLRSAIPFGLGETKPKHFRDMVGIIWKNRDNLPYAYKVITKGVCDGCALGVAGLHDWTIPGVHLCMTRLNLLRLNTMPEFDHNLLSDIEALRAKLAQEQAHSPLPVAPQGKGATYNGFDNAQLRELGRLAYPMLRCKGDKGFRRITWDEALERIGKRIRKADPKRLAFFVTSRGVTNEVYYVAQKVARFLRTNNIDNAARLCHSPSTGAMKYGIGVAATTCSYKDWYGTDLIVFFGANPANDQPVTTKYLHEAKVLGTKVVMVNPYMEPGMKRYWVPSTASSALFGTDIADYWFPVTQGGDIPFLYGVLKILIAEGWLNHEFIANNTTDFELLKTAVAKLDWPELERESGLSQADMREFAQVIRDAKNAVLVWSMGITQHTFGGDGVSMILNLGLARGYVGRDKNGLMPIRGHSSVQGGAEMGAYATAFPGGKAINVENARALADHYGFDIPDWPGLPATEMVEACARGELDMLYCLGGNFLRTLPEPDYVAKAMANVPLRVHQDIILTDQMFIEPQEEVILLPAKTRYEQDDGGIETTTERRIAFSPEIPRQVGEARAEWKILLNIAAATYPERADELGCETGETVREEIAKVVPFYRGIENLKDTGDAVQYGGPHLCANGRFPTTDGKGHFRVVDIPQLRKQRPAGIYEVSTRRGKQFNTLIYAEVDPLTGAARDAIFISPDDAASLHLKQDDRIALVNELGRYEGRVFLAPIARGNLQVMWPEGNIIIHRGLVDTLGGVPDYNCQVRIEKL, encoded by the coding sequence ATGTCCACCCGCAAACTAACCAAGGATTGGAAGGACAAACTCCGTTCCGCCATCCCCTTCGGTCTGGGCGAGACCAAGCCCAAGCACTTCCGCGACATGGTGGGCATCATCTGGAAGAACCGCGACAACCTTCCCTACGCCTACAAAGTCATCACCAAAGGCGTGTGCGATGGCTGCGCCCTCGGCGTCGCGGGCCTGCACGATTGGACCATCCCCGGCGTGCATCTGTGCATGACACGCCTGAATCTGCTCCGGCTGAACACCATGCCGGAGTTCGACCACAATTTACTTTCCGACATCGAAGCCCTCCGCGCCAAGCTCGCCCAAGAACAAGCGCACAGCCCCCTGCCCGTTGCACCGCAAGGCAAAGGCGCGACTTATAATGGCTTCGATAACGCCCAACTACGCGAACTAGGCCGTCTCGCTTACCCGATGCTCCGTTGCAAAGGCGATAAAGGCTTCCGCCGCATCACGTGGGATGAAGCGCTCGAGCGCATCGGCAAACGCATCCGCAAGGCTGATCCCAAGCGCCTCGCCTTCTTCGTCACCTCACGCGGCGTGACGAATGAGGTCTATTACGTTGCGCAAAAAGTCGCCCGCTTTCTCCGCACGAACAATATTGATAACGCCGCCCGCCTTTGCCATTCGCCCTCTACCGGCGCGATGAAATACGGCATCGGCGTCGCTGCGACGACGTGCAGTTACAAAGATTGGTACGGCACCGATCTCATCGTCTTCTTCGGCGCGAACCCGGCCAATGACCAACCCGTCACCACCAAGTATCTGCACGAGGCCAAGGTGCTCGGCACTAAGGTAGTGATGGTGAATCCGTACATGGAGCCAGGCATGAAACGCTACTGGGTGCCCTCCACCGCCAGCAGCGCGCTCTTCGGCACGGACATCGCGGATTACTGGTTCCCCGTCACGCAAGGCGGCGATATCCCCTTCCTCTACGGCGTCCTGAAAATCCTCATTGCCGAGGGTTGGTTGAATCACGAATTCATCGCGAACAACACGACTGATTTTGAACTGCTGAAAACCGCCGTCGCCAAACTCGACTGGCCCGAACTGGAACGCGAATCCGGCTTGAGCCAAGCGGACATGCGCGAGTTCGCCCAGGTCATCCGCGATGCGAAGAACGCCGTGCTCGTCTGGAGCATGGGCATCACGCAACACACCTTCGGCGGCGATGGCGTCTCCATGATTTTGAATCTCGGCCTCGCCCGTGGTTATGTGGGCCGCGATAAAAACGGCCTCATGCCCATCCGCGGTCACTCCAGCGTGCAAGGCGGCGCGGAGATGGGCGCCTACGCCACCGCTTTCCCCGGCGGCAAAGCAATCAATGTAGAGAACGCCCGCGCCCTCGCCGATCATTACGGCTTCGATATCCCCGATTGGCCCGGCCTGCCCGCTACCGAGATGGTGGAAGCCTGCGCCCGTGGTGAACTCGACATGCTCTATTGCCTCGGCGGCAATTTCCTCCGCACCTTGCCCGAGCCCGACTACGTCGCGAAGGCCATGGCGAATGTGCCATTACGCGTACATCAGGACATCATTCTCACCGACCAGATGTTCATCGAGCCGCAAGAGGAAGTCATTCTGCTACCAGCCAAAACCCGTTACGAACAAGACGACGGCGGCATCGAGACGACCACCGAACGTCGCATCGCCTTCAGCCCTGAGATTCCGCGCCAAGTCGGTGAAGCTCGTGCTGAATGGAAGATTTTGTTGAACATCGCCGCCGCCACTTATCCCGAGCGCGCCGATGAACTCGGTTGCGAAACCGGCGAAACCGTTCGCGAAGAGATCGCCAAAGTCGTTCCCTTCTATCGCGGCATTGAGAACCTGAAAGACACCGGTGATGCTGTGCAATACGGTGGACCGCACCTCTGCGCGAATGGCCGTTTCCCCACCACCGATGGCAAAGGCCACTTCCGCGTCGTGGACATTCCGCAACTGCGCAAGCAACGTCCCGCGGGCATTTACGAAGTCAGCACGCGACGCGGCAAACAGTTCAACACCCTCATCTACGCCGAAGTCGATCCGCTCACCGGCGCCGCCCGCGATGCCATCTTCATCAGCCCCGACGACGCCGCTTCTCTGCACCTGAAACAGGATGACCGCATCGCCTTGGTGAATGAATTGGGCCGCTACGAAGGCCGCGTCTTCCTCGCTCCCATCGCCCGTGGAAACCTCCAAGTGATGTGGCCCGAAGGCAACATCATCATCCATCGTGGATTAGTAGACACCCTCGGCGGCGTCCCCGACTACAATTGCCAGGTCCGCATCGAAAAACTCTAA
- a CDS encoding NAD(P)-dependent oxidoreductase, with protein MSEKIGFVGVGRMGANMARRLKECGYTVSAVYDVRKEAAAELASEVGATACTTLAGVTELSDVVITVVTDDKAQLNIFTNKKDNLLKNAAGRVFINCATLTPKVHVQVQKLARKAKADSLEACMASSINQARNGTLYLMVGGDEKTFSKVKPMLEKLSDEGKLMRYIGGAGKAAEVKALVNMVMNINTAGLAEGLGLAAALGHDLKQVMEVFSQTGANSRVLVTDGEDMMNRDHSCFFSGSHAAKDSGIALSLVKDKKINAPLATAAYKQFTKMTKMGLGGLDKSGIAELTFKGRAGKGLKKSK; from the coding sequence ATGTCAGAGAAAATTGGATTCGTCGGGGTCGGTCGCATGGGTGCCAACATGGCTCGTCGCCTCAAGGAATGCGGCTACACGGTCAGCGCCGTCTATGATGTGCGCAAGGAAGCCGCCGCAGAACTCGCCTCCGAGGTCGGCGCCACCGCCTGCACCACGCTCGCGGGCGTCACGGAACTCTCCGATGTCGTCATCACCGTCGTCACCGATGACAAGGCCCAGCTCAACATCTTCACGAATAAGAAAGACAATCTGTTGAAGAACGCCGCCGGTCGCGTCTTCATCAATTGCGCCACGCTCACGCCCAAGGTCCACGTGCAGGTGCAAAAACTCGCGCGCAAGGCCAAGGCCGATTCGCTCGAAGCCTGCATGGCCTCCAGCATCAACCAGGCCCGCAACGGCACGCTCTACCTCATGGTCGGCGGTGATGAAAAGACTTTCTCCAAGGTGAAGCCGATGCTCGAGAAGCTCAGCGATGAAGGCAAGCTCATGCGCTACATCGGGGGCGCGGGCAAGGCCGCTGAAGTGAAGGCGCTCGTGAACATGGTGATGAACATCAACACCGCCGGTCTCGCGGAAGGCCTCGGCCTCGCCGCCGCCCTCGGTCACGATCTCAAGCAGGTCATGGAAGTCTTCTCCCAGACCGGCGCAAACTCCCGCGTGCTCGTCACCGATGGCGAGGACATGATGAACCGCGATCACTCCTGCTTCTTCTCCGGCTCCCACGCCGCGAAGGACTCCGGCATCGCCCTCTCCCTCGTGAAGGACAAGAAGATCAACGCCCCGCTCGCGACGGCTGCCTACAAGCAATTCACCAAGATGACCAAGATGGGTCTCGGTGGCCTCGACAAGTCCGGCATCGCCGAACTCACCTTCAAAGGCCGCGCCGGCAAAGGCCTGAAGAAGTCCAAGTAA
- a CDS encoding VOC family protein has product MSATVKPIPDGFHSITPYIVVRGGAEAIEFYKKAFGAKERYRLPAPDGKGVGHAEIVIGNSIIMLADEFPQYGKLSPLSAGGTSVTICLYVEDSDAVYKQAVVAGAKEVQPMTDKFYGDRSGCLKDPFGHDWMVMTHKEDVSEEEIKKRLEKVYADMKAGKKTCES; this is encoded by the coding sequence ATGAGTGCGACAGTTAAACCTATCCCGGATGGTTTTCATTCCATCACGCCATACATCGTGGTGCGTGGTGGTGCGGAAGCGATCGAGTTTTACAAGAAGGCTTTCGGTGCGAAGGAGCGGTATCGGTTGCCAGCGCCGGATGGCAAAGGAGTGGGGCACGCGGAGATCGTGATTGGCAATTCCATCATCATGCTTGCAGATGAATTTCCGCAATATGGAAAGCTCTCGCCGCTTTCAGCAGGTGGCACTTCGGTGACGATCTGCCTGTATGTGGAGGATTCGGATGCGGTGTATAAACAGGCGGTGGTGGCGGGTGCGAAAGAGGTTCAGCCGATGACGGACAAGTTTTATGGCGATCGCTCGGGGTGTCTCAAAGATCCGTTCGGTCATGACTGGATGGTGATGACGCACAAGGAAGATGTGTCGGAAGAGGAGATAAAGAAGCGGCTGGAGAAGGTGTATGCGGATATGAAGGCGGGGAAGAAGACGTGTGAGAGTTGA
- a CDS encoding DnaJ domain-containing protein produces MRNTEPDHYAILGLDRKCTEDQIRAAYRILAKRFHPDVNQGSADAMERTQAINAAYETLSDPEKRSAYDQDRESRKAEKSKSPNRSGKADRNINQDVHLKIEEFLRGTTLDVKVNDPGNPEGPESYELIVPPETAPGSRFKVPRDGGGFVIVRAKAQPGFRFKVRGSDLRCDLKITAKRAAQGGSEILAGANGTMVRVPIPAGIARGETIRISGEGMPKPRGNRGDLLVRIMYRPEVKITRAGRR; encoded by the coding sequence TTGCGCAATACTGAACCAGATCACTACGCCATCCTCGGTCTCGACCGCAAATGCACGGAAGACCAGATCCGCGCCGCCTACCGCATCCTCGCCAAGCGTTTTCACCCAGATGTGAACCAAGGCTCTGCCGATGCCATGGAGCGCACCCAGGCTATCAACGCCGCCTACGAAACGCTAAGCGACCCCGAGAAACGCAGTGCTTACGATCAAGACCGCGAATCGCGCAAGGCGGAGAAATCCAAGAGCCCCAACCGTTCAGGCAAGGCCGATCGCAACATCAATCAGGATGTACATCTGAAGATCGAGGAATTCCTGCGGGGCACTACCCTAGATGTGAAGGTGAACGATCCAGGCAACCCAGAAGGCCCAGAGTCCTACGAACTCATTGTCCCGCCTGAAACCGCTCCTGGCTCACGCTTCAAAGTGCCACGCGATGGCGGCGGTTTCGTCATCGTCCGCGCTAAAGCCCAGCCTGGCTTCCGCTTCAAAGTGCGCGGCTCCGATCTTCGTTGCGACCTGAAGATAACAGCTAAGCGAGCTGCTCAAGGAGGCTCGGAAATCTTGGCAGGCGCTAATGGCACCATGGTGCGCGTGCCCATCCCCGCTGGCATCGCTCGCGGTGAGACCATCCGCATCTCCGGTGAAGGTATGCCAAAACCCCGTGGCAATCGCGGCGACCTCCTCGTCCGCATCATGTATCGCCCGGAGGTGAAGATCACCCGTGCTGGACGGCGCTAA
- the trxB gene encoding thioredoxin-disulfide reductase translates to MENVVIIGSGCAGYTAAIYTARAGLKPLVVTGEQPGGLLTTTSIVENFPGFPQGIDGTQLMVNLQQQAERFGARVQFGSIVEEVDLKSKPFKLKIDGAVVESQTVIIATGAGHKHLGLESEHLLDKKGVTYCATCDGALPMFRNKPLVVVGGGDSACEEAMYLTRFGSIVYLIHRRDTLRASKIMAERTLANPKIKPIWDSAVEEIMDVKAGKVTGVKVKNLKTNEITTLDAAGVFVAIGHVPNTQLFKGVIDTKENGFIKPVRGSETNIPGVFVAGDCSDDVYRQAITAAGMGCMAAIDAERYLASLNQ, encoded by the coding sequence ATGGAAAACGTAGTCATCATCGGATCGGGTTGCGCGGGTTACACGGCGGCCATTTATACGGCGCGGGCGGGATTGAAGCCTTTGGTTGTCACTGGTGAGCAGCCGGGCGGTTTGCTGACCACCACGAGCATCGTGGAGAACTTCCCCGGTTTCCCTCAAGGCATTGATGGCACGCAATTGATGGTGAATCTCCAACAACAGGCCGAGCGATTTGGTGCCCGCGTGCAGTTCGGTTCCATCGTGGAAGAGGTGGACCTGAAATCCAAACCGTTCAAGCTGAAGATTGATGGCGCAGTGGTGGAATCACAAACGGTGATCATCGCGACGGGCGCAGGTCATAAGCATCTCGGTCTGGAGAGCGAGCACTTGCTGGACAAGAAAGGCGTGACGTATTGCGCGACGTGCGATGGTGCGTTGCCGATGTTCCGCAACAAGCCTTTGGTTGTGGTGGGCGGTGGTGATTCTGCTTGCGAAGAAGCGATGTATCTCACGCGCTTTGGCTCGATCGTTTATCTCATTCATCGTCGCGATACGTTGCGCGCCTCGAAGATTATGGCGGAGCGCACGCTGGCGAATCCGAAGATCAAACCAATCTGGGATTCCGCCGTGGAAGAGATCATGGATGTAAAGGCCGGCAAGGTTACGGGCGTGAAGGTGAAGAATCTCAAGACGAACGAGATCACCACGCTGGATGCAGCGGGTGTGTTCGTGGCGATCGGCCATGTGCCGAACACGCAGCTCTTCAAGGGTGTGATCGATACCAAGGAAAACGGTTTCATCAAGCCGGTACGCGGCAGTGAGACGAATATCCCGGGTGTGTTCGTGGCGGGGGATTGTTCTGACGATGTGTATCGCCAGGCGATCACGGCGGCGGGCATGGGTTGCATGGCGGCGATCGATGCGGAGCGGTATCTGGCTTCGTTGAACCAGTGA
- a CDS encoding Hsp70 family protein has translation MSKIVGIDLGTTNSLVAVVEAGIPYVMADAEGRRLTPSVVHIAAAEAEPLVGVAANRVRVLKPAQTVYSVKRFMGRRAGEITDDERSVTYPVSGQGNGPVTIPILGRNWSPEEISAEVLKKLKREAEISLGEAVSRAVITVPAYFNDAQRNATKRAGELAGLTVERIVNEPTAAALAYGLNRLKENAKIAVYDLGGGTFDLSILELREGVFQVLATSGNTRLGGDDLDRRLVEFFAGEIQSAGGPSIMEEASLLSRVREVAEAAKIALSEAEVTEVALPFLTPTFSWQRTLKRSELESLTRDIVERTREYCVRATADAKLQASELDQVILVGGQTRMPLVRQLVSGWFGCVEFEETRGDLRLGTEYHRAKGPLLNTSQNPDEAVALGAAVQAEILAGGFKNVLLLDVTPLSLGLETFGGLMNVIIPRNSTIPVKAGEMFTTVVDQQPSMLIHVLQGERERVKDNWTLGKFTVEFEPSPRGVPRVGVQFEIDANGILHVLARDTRTGKQQVVEMKSAVDVDDAAVQKMVEESVEHAFEDMRARQWVEAKLRAQETLMATRKGLDDCRGDISAEYATQIEQAQQRVEAVLLTEDPSTGFGDPLKLKESVRQLDETTRDLAEVMMDKAMEAMLRKRGLI, from the coding sequence GTGAGCAAGATTGTGGGCATAGATTTGGGCACGACCAACTCGCTGGTGGCGGTGGTGGAAGCCGGGATTCCGTATGTGATGGCGGATGCGGAGGGGCGTCGGCTGACGCCTTCCGTGGTGCATATCGCCGCAGCGGAGGCAGAGCCGTTGGTGGGGGTGGCGGCGAATCGCGTGCGCGTCTTGAAACCGGCGCAGACGGTTTACTCGGTGAAGCGTTTCATGGGGCGTCGCGCGGGGGAGATCACGGATGATGAGCGCAGTGTGACGTATCCGGTGAGCGGGCAGGGGAATGGGCCGGTGACGATCCCGATCTTGGGTCGCAATTGGTCGCCCGAGGAGATTTCGGCGGAGGTGCTGAAGAAGTTGAAGCGCGAGGCAGAGATCTCACTCGGTGAAGCGGTGAGCCGGGCGGTGATCACGGTGCCAGCGTATTTCAATGACGCGCAGCGTAACGCGACGAAGCGGGCGGGGGAGCTGGCGGGGTTGACGGTGGAGCGCATCGTGAATGAACCGACGGCGGCGGCGCTGGCGTATGGGCTGAATCGCCTGAAGGAGAATGCGAAGATCGCGGTGTATGATCTGGGCGGCGGGACGTTTGATCTTTCGATCCTCGAATTGCGTGAAGGGGTTTTCCAAGTGCTGGCGACTTCGGGGAATACGCGTTTGGGCGGGGATGATCTGGATCGGCGGTTGGTAGAATTTTTTGCGGGTGAGATCCAATCGGCGGGTGGACCTAGCATCATGGAGGAGGCGTCGTTGCTCTCGCGGGTACGCGAAGTGGCGGAGGCGGCGAAGATCGCTTTATCTGAGGCAGAGGTGACGGAGGTGGCGTTGCCGTTCCTCACGCCGACGTTCAGTTGGCAACGGACTTTGAAGCGGAGTGAATTAGAATCGCTGACGCGTGATATCGTGGAGCGCACGCGGGAGTATTGTGTGCGGGCGACGGCGGATGCGAAGTTGCAGGCGTCGGAGCTGGATCAGGTGATTCTCGTAGGCGGGCAAACGCGGATGCCGTTGGTGCGGCAACTGGTTTCTGGCTGGTTCGGGTGCGTGGAGTTTGAGGAGACGCGCGGTGATCTGCGGCTGGGCACGGAGTATCATCGGGCAAAGGGGCCGCTGCTGAACACGTCGCAGAATCCGGATGAGGCGGTGGCGCTGGGCGCGGCGGTGCAGGCGGAGATTTTGGCGGGTGGCTTCAAGAATGTGTTGCTGCTGGACGTCACGCCGCTTTCGTTGGGCTTAGAGACGTTTGGGGGATTGATGAATGTGATCATCCCGCGTAATTCGACGATCCCGGTGAAGGCGGGCGAGATGTTCACAACGGTTGTCGATCAGCAGCCGAGCATGCTCATCCATGTGTTGCAGGGTGAGCGCGAGCGGGTGAAGGATAATTGGACGTTGGGCAAGTTCACGGTGGAGTTTGAGCCCTCGCCGCGCGGTGTGCCGCGAGTGGGTGTGCAATTTGAGATTGATGCGAATGGCATCTTGCATGTGCTGGCGCGCGATACGCGCACGGGCAAGCAGCAGGTCGTGGAGATGAAGTCGGCTGTGGATGTGGATGACGCGGCGGTGCAGAAGATGGTGGAGGAATCGGTGGAGCATGCCTTCGAGGATATGCGTGCGCGGCAATGGGTGGAGGCGAAGTTACGCGCGCAGGAAACGTTGATGGCGACACGCAAAGGCTTGGATGATTGCCGGGGTGATATTTCTGCGGAGTATGCGACGCAGATCGAGCAGGCGCAACAGAGGGTGGAAGCGGTGTTGCTAACGGAAGATCCATCGACGGGTTTTGGTGATCCGCTGAAGTTGAAGGAAAGTGTGCGGCAACTGGATGAGACGACGAGGGATCTGGCGGAGGTGATGATGGATAAGGCGATGGAGGCGATGTTGCGGAAGCGGGGGTTGATTTAA
- a CDS encoding rhodanese-like domain-containing protein codes for MESVTAVKLAEWLKAEKPPKLLDVRQDYEYEVARLNDARLIPLPELPMRTAELADWKDEDVVVYCHHGVRSQMAIGVLRMAGFQKLHNLTGGIDAWSVEVDGDVARY; via the coding sequence ATGGAATCTGTCACAGCCGTAAAACTGGCCGAGTGGTTGAAGGCGGAGAAGCCGCCGAAGCTGCTGGATGTGCGGCAGGATTATGAATACGAGGTGGCGCGTCTGAATGATGCACGCCTCATTCCTTTGCCGGAATTACCGATGCGTACGGCAGAGTTGGCGGATTGGAAGGATGAGGATGTGGTGGTTTATTGCCATCACGGTGTGCGCAGCCAGATGGCCATCGGGGTGTTACGTATGGCGGGGTTTCAGAAGCTCCACAATCTGACGGGTGGGATTGATGCCTGGTCGGTGGAGGTGGATGGGGATGTCGCTAGATATTAG
- a CDS encoding PmoA family protein: MSIYLTKISRRAACLLLLAGMALPLAAADKSKGFSIEKTDGLVTIKHDGKLFTKYVFKGDSNKPYFWPVMGPTGQPMTRAYPMDDIKTEQQDHPHHRGIWFGHEGVSGADTWHEPKSVEGTKSESMKARGLRMGSTKHREFKETGVYPDKAIIVSVNDYFDVKGKKLMEDERRYTFRVEKGNHIIDCDIEFKASAGDVTLEDAKDAGFSVRVPTVMSVDKKMGGKILTSEGKVDKDAWGTRATWCSYYGPLEGEMVGITMLNHPSSFRHPTPWHVRTYGLLTANPFGTKNLDKDAPDGTITLKSGEKLVLRHRIILHKGEPKAAGIEAAYAEYAKEKK, encoded by the coding sequence ATGAGTATTTATCTGACGAAAATTTCCCGCCGCGCCGCCTGTTTGCTTCTTTTGGCCGGAATGGCCCTGCCACTGGCAGCCGCTGACAAGTCCAAAGGTTTTTCTATCGAGAAGACCGATGGATTGGTGACCATCAAGCATGATGGCAAGCTGTTCACGAAATACGTTTTCAAAGGTGATTCCAACAAGCCCTACTTCTGGCCGGTGATGGGGCCGACGGGGCAGCCTATGACCCGCGCGTATCCGATGGATGATATCAAGACCGAGCAGCAGGATCATCCTCATCATCGCGGCATCTGGTTCGGGCATGAGGGTGTGAGTGGCGCTGACACATGGCATGAGCCGAAGAGTGTGGAAGGCACCAAGAGCGAATCCATGAAGGCGCGCGGCCTGCGGATGGGCAGCACGAAGCATCGCGAGTTCAAGGAGACGGGCGTTTACCCTGACAAGGCGATCATCGTGAGCGTGAATGATTACTTCGATGTGAAGGGTAAGAAACTGATGGAAGATGAACGCCGCTATACCTTCCGGGTGGAGAAGGGCAATCACATCATCGATTGTGACATCGAGTTCAAGGCGTCTGCTGGCGATGTGACGTTGGAAGATGCGAAGGATGCGGGTTTCAGTGTGCGTGTTCCCACAGTGATGTCCGTGGACAAGAAGATGGGGGGCAAGATCCTTACGAGCGAGGGCAAGGTGGACAAGGATGCGTGGGGCACACGTGCTACTTGGTGTTCTTACTATGGGCCGCTGGAAGGTGAGATGGTGGGCATCACGATGCTGAATCATCCGTCCAGTTTCCGTCATCCGACACCGTGGCATGTGCGCACGTATGGTTTGCTGACGGCGAATCCGTTCGGCACGAAGAATCTCGATAAGGATGCGCCGGATGGGACGATCACTTTGAAGTCGGGTGAGAAGCTGGTGCTGCGGCATCGGATTATCCTGCACAAGGGTGAGCCGAAGGCGGCGGGTATCGAGGCGGCTTATGCGGAGTATGCGAAGGAGAAGAAATAA
- a CDS encoding SGNH/GDSL hydrolase family protein, with protein sequence MKDALVRIGGTMLALILTFSVLAEEKAKTEKAKSPEVKTAPKKATPDPAMVPIEDVAGLPRVLLIGDSISIGYTVPVRKALEGKANVHRIPANGGPTKTGTAKIDAWLGKGKWDVIHFNFGLHDAKYMTETTRQVEPEEYEKNLRELVKKMKATGAKVIWATTTPVPKGDLNPPRKFEDIPVYNKVAEKVMKEEGVQINDLNAFITPTLATHQRPKDVHFNAEGSQTLGKQVASVIEAQLPKK encoded by the coding sequence ATGAAAGATGCATTGGTGCGAATCGGTGGGACGATGCTGGCGCTCATTTTGACGTTCTCAGTGCTGGCAGAAGAAAAAGCGAAAACGGAGAAAGCCAAGAGTCCGGAAGTCAAGACTGCTCCGAAGAAGGCAACGCCTGATCCGGCGATGGTGCCGATCGAGGATGTGGCGGGTTTGCCGCGCGTGCTGTTGATCGGGGATTCCATCTCCATCGGTTACACGGTGCCGGTGCGGAAGGCGCTGGAAGGAAAGGCGAATGTGCATCGTATTCCGGCCAATGGCGGTCCTACGAAGACTGGTACGGCGAAGATCGATGCGTGGTTGGGCAAGGGGAAATGGGACGTGATCCATTTCAACTTCGGCCTGCATGATGCGAAGTACATGACGGAGACGACGCGCCAGGTGGAGCCGGAGGAGTATGAGAAGAATCTGCGCGAACTGGTGAAGAAGATGAAGGCGACGGGTGCCAAGGTCATCTGGGCAACGACTACGCCGGTGCCGAAAGGTGATTTGAATCCACCGCGCAAGTTTGAGGACATCCCGGTTTACAACAAGGTAGCCGAGAAAGTGATGAAGGAGGAAGGCGTGCAGATCAATGATCTGAATGCATTCATCACGCCGACGCTGGCGACGCATCAGAGGCCGAAGGATGTTCATTTCAATGCGGAAGGTTCTCAAACATTGGGCAAGCAGGTGGCGAGTGTGATTGAGGCGCAGTTGCCGAAGAAGTAG
- a CDS encoding P-loop NTPase fold protein yields MDNIRFKSRPVSIPEDNPFKEDLLGRQESAAVLTDLVTSLSEPFVLSIDSPWGTGKTTFLKMWLQQLRNQNVPCLQFNAWENDFSDEPLVSLVGELGAAIDAMKLPESQTETAKRLYEKAKKAGARIISATVPTMLKMATYGILDVSEQSEGAIADLASDIAKQRIERYEADKNTISQFKEDLRGLVDALSKKNGGEKNSPVVFVIDELDRCRPTYAISLLEKIKHLFSVEGLVFVLAIDRKQLGESIKALYGAIDDDGYLRRFIDLEYRLPEPDNRKFSVALFDRFSLDETLDAKPGDTSHDSESIREFIPKMFSLFEFSLRVQEQCFTQLAIVLKTTPANNFLYGVLLVLLLCLRSKNRVLYVRYCTGKATPNDVLEYLSKLPGGQEFVQSDAGCIVEAHLVKGVSNEDVRRRLQSQYANVMKAEPPNEASQRASRVYELFRYIGRNSRSMTEYLYKKIEISHRFVRPEKKPQMV; encoded by the coding sequence ATGGACAACATTCGTTTTAAATCCAGACCCGTTTCAATCCCTGAAGATAACCCTTTTAAAGAGGATTTGCTTGGACGTCAGGAAAGTGCGGCTGTATTGACCGATCTGGTCACCAGCCTGTCAGAGCCGTTTGTGTTATCTATTGATTCACCATGGGGTACTGGCAAAACCACCTTTTTAAAAATGTGGCTGCAGCAACTAAGGAATCAAAACGTGCCGTGCCTCCAATTCAATGCATGGGAGAATGATTTTAGCGATGAGCCTTTGGTTTCGTTGGTGGGAGAGCTTGGGGCGGCAATTGATGCGATGAAATTGCCTGAAAGCCAAACTGAGACTGCCAAGAGACTGTATGAGAAAGCGAAGAAAGCTGGCGCTAGAATCATCAGTGCAACAGTTCCGACAATGTTGAAGATGGCTACCTATGGAATATTGGATGTTTCAGAGCAATCTGAAGGTGCTATCGCCGACTTGGCGAGTGATATAGCCAAACAGCGAATTGAGCGATATGAAGCTGACAAGAATACAATATCACAATTTAAGGAAGACTTGCGTGGGTTGGTTGATGCTTTGAGCAAAAAAAACGGCGGAGAAAAGAATTCGCCCGTGGTGTTTGTCATAGATGAATTGGATCGCTGTAGGCCGACATATGCGATAAGTTTGCTTGAGAAAATCAAGCACTTGTTTTCTGTGGAAGGACTCGTGTTTGTTTTGGCTATCGATAGGAAACAGTTGGGAGAGTCAATCAAGGCTTTGTACGGTGCGATTGATGATGATGGATATCTTCGACGCTTTATCGATCTCGAGTATAGGCTTCCCGAACCGGATAATCGGAAGTTTTCCGTGGCTCTCTTTGATCGGTTCTCTTTGGACGAGACGTTAGATGCGAAGCCTGGGGATACTAGTCATGATAGTGAATCCATTCGCGAATTTATACCGAAGATGTTTTCATTGTTCGAGTTTTCCTTGCGTGTTCAAGAACAGTGTTTTACTCAGCTTGCTATTGTTTTGAAGACGACACCGGCAAATAACTTCCTCTATGGAGTTTTGCTTGTACTTTTGCTCTGTTTGCGGTCAAAAAATAGAGTGCTGTATGTGAGGTATTGCACGGGTAAAGCTACGCCTAATGATGTGCTCGAGTATCTTAGTAAATTGCCCGGAGGCCAAGAATTCGTTCAATCTGATGCCGGATGCATTGTTGAAGCTCATTTAGTCAAAGGGGTTTCAAACGAAGATGTAAGACGCAGATTGCAAAGTCAGTATGCGAATGTGATGAAGGCAGAGCCTCCGAATGAAGCGAGTCAGCGTGCATCGAGGGTTTATGAATTGTTTAGATATATTGGTCGAAATTCACGCAGTATGACTGAGTATCTTTACAAGAAGATTGAGATTTCTCATCGATTTGTTCGACCTGAAAAGAAGCCGCAAATGGTGTAA